From Micromonospora echinospora:
CCGGCGGAGTCGCCGCGGCTGCACCTCCCGCAACCGCCGGGCCTACCGCAGCCGCCACGGCTTCCCCGGCCGCCGCGGCGGACCAGACGCCACCGGTGCTTGTGGACGTCACGGTTTCCCCCGACGCGGTCTCCGTCGCGGGCGTCGACCTGGTGCCGGTGACGGTGAGCGCGCACCTGACCGACGACACCGGCGTCGTGCCGAGCACCGAGATGGACGGCACCATGGTGCCGTCGGTCGCTCTGCGTCTCGTCGGTTCCGACCGCGCCGACGGTGCCGAGCTGTCGCTCACCGCCGGCACCCCGCAGGACGGCACCTGGAGCGCGACGATCCAGGTGCCGTCGACCTGGAACGGCACCTGGGAGGTCAGCCGCCTGGTCGCCGTGGACGCCGCCGCCAACCGGCTCGACGTCGACCCGCCCGCCTCGGCGGACACCACCCTCGTCGTCACCGGCACCCACCGGCCCGCTGTCACCATGCGCCTCAGCCCGGATCCGCTGGTCGGTGACGGCCCGCTGACGGTGGAGGGGCGGTTCTACTACGAGGACACCGGCGAGGGCATCGGCAACCAGCCAATCTTCTTCGGCAGCGACAACGCCTGCTGGGAACTTCGCAGCGAGCCAAACGGCACCACCCGGGCCGACGGCACGTTCTCCCGCCTCTACCCGAAGGGCGACCCCTTCGTAAGGTGCGTCGGCATCGTGCGGCCCTCGAACACCGCGGTCGCACCGGACTACATCGTCGTCAGGACTCTCCACCCTCGGGTGAAGCCGATCGTCGCGGTGAAAGCGAACCGCACCACGGTCACTCCGGGCACCACAGTCACCTTCACCGGCATGGTCAAGCCCGCCGCCTCGTGGCAGCTCCAGCTTCAGCAACTTCAGGGCCGGACGTGGCGGAAGGTGGCCGGCACGTCGAGCAATGACCTCGGCGCGTATCGCATGGCCGTCACACCGAAAACGCCCGGCACCCTTCGCTACCGGGTGGTCATTCCCAACCAGGACCCGGCGCTGGTGGGCGTCTCCGAGGTGGTCACCGTACGCGTGTCGACACCCGGCGGCGAGCCGCGGCCCGACGGCGGCGGGGGCGGTGGCGGCGGCACCGCCGGTGGCGGCACCGGCGGGCTTCCGATCACCGGTGCCGCCACCGCCCCGCTGGTGGCCGGCGGCGCGGCTCTCATGATCGTCGGCGCCGGTTTGATGCTGCTGGCTCGCCGACGCCGCCCTACCCAAACCCCGAACGGGCGGTAGGCCGGACGCACGGCCGACCGGACGCACGGTAAGCCGGACGCACCGCAGGCCGGACGCGCGGTAAAGCCGGGCATGATTACCGTCCCGGACGGGCGGTGGACCGACGGGCACGGGCCGGGCACGACGACTTCCCCGGCCCGGCTCCCCGGCGTCAGGTCACACCGACACCCCCGCCCGGCCCACACCCCGCACCAGCCCCTCCATGCCCGCTAGTTGATCAAGGAGTTTGGGACGGGTTCCTCGCGCTCCGGTGACACGAACCCCTTGGTCGACACCGGTGCCGAGCGGTGCCCGCAGGCCAACAGCGCCGAGCTTGATCAACACCAGCTCGCCGAGGTGGTGGCATCAGCGGCTCCGCGACACCACCATCTCGCCGAACTGGTGGTGATCATGGGTGATGATGCCGCCACCTCGGCGAGGTGGTGGGGAGACGCGGCCATCTGGGCCACCTCGTCGCCGGTGAGCAGGTTCGGCGTTCCCTGAGAGGGCCGGGCGGCGCTGGGCGCCTCGCTGGGCCAGGATGGCCGGATGCGGTATGACATTCCCGAGAGCCTGCGCTGGGTCGAGCGGACGGAGACCGGGCGGGCGTGGCTCGCGGAGCTGCCGGACCGGCTCGCCGCGTGCGTCGCGCGGTGGGAGCTGACGATCGGGCCGCCGTTCGGGTACGCGTTCGCGTCCCTCGCGCTGCCCGCGACGATGCCCGACGGGACGCGGGCGGTGCTGAAGCTCCAGTACCCGGACGACGACAGCCGCCACGGGGCCACCGCGTTGGCGCACTGGGACGGCCGGGGCGCGATCCGGCTGCTCGCCCACGACCCGGGCCGGCGCGCGCTGCTGGTCGAGCGCTGCGACCCCGGCACCCCGCTGTACGGCCTGCCGCCCGACGCCGCGCTGGACGTGGCGGTCGAGCTGCTGCCCCGCCTCGGGGTGCCGGCCGGGCCGCCGTTCACTCCGCTCGCCGAGGAGGCGGCCGGCTGGGCGGAGCGGATGCCGGGCAACTGGCGGCGGGCCAACCGCCCGTACGAGCGGCGACTGCTCGACGCCGCGCTCGGACTGCTCACCGAACTGGCGCCGAGCCAGGGTGAGCAGGTGCTGGTCAACCAGGACCTGCATGCCGGCAACATCCTGGCGGCCGGACGCGATCCGTGGCTGGTCATCGACCCGAAGCCGCTCGTCGGCGAGCGGGAGTTCGCTGTGGTGCCGCTGGTGCGCGGCGCCGAACTGGGCCACTCTCCGGCGGCCGTCCGGCACCGGCTCGACCGCCTCAGCGCCGAGCTGGGCCTGGACCGGGAGCGGGTACGCGGCTGGGCGATCGGCCAGACGGTGGCCTGGAGCATCGGCGGCGACCAGGTCTTCCCCGGCAATGTCGAGGCGGCCCGCTGGCTGCTCGACGAGATGTGAGTCAGCCCGCCTGGCAGGTGGGGCACCAGTACAGGTTGCGCCCGGCCAGCGTGCCCCGGCTCACCTCGGTGCCGCAGACGTGGCAGGGCGCGCCGGGGCGGCGGTAGACGTACACCTCGCCACCGTGCCGGTCGACGCGCGGCGCCCGGCCGGTGACCTCCGGCAGGTCGGCGTCGCGCACCGTGTCGATCCGGCCCCGCTCGACCGCGCGGGTCATCAGCGTCACCAGGTCCGCCCAGAGTTCGACCCAGCCAGCCGTGCTCAGGTCGCGGCCCGGCAGCAGCGGCGGCAGGCCGGCCCGGAACAGCGCCTCGGTCACGAAGATCAAGCCGGTGCCGGCCACCACCGACTGGTCCAGCAGCAGCGCGGCGAGCGGGGTGGGGCTGCGCCGGATCCGCGCGTACGCCCGGTCGGGGTCGGCGTCGGTGCGCAGCGGGTCGGGTCCGAGCCGGTCGCGCAGCGCCGCCACCTCGGGCGGGGTCAGCAGTTCGCAGGCGGTCGGGCCACGCAGCTCCAGCCAGTTCCGATCGCTGTGCAGGCGCAGCCGCACCTGCCCGACGGGGGCCGGCGGCTCCCCGGCCCCGTCGGCGAACTTCCCGTACAGCCCCAGGTGGACGTGCAGCGTCAGCTCACCCGCGTAGTGGTGCAGCAGGTGCTTGCCGTACGCCTCGGTGCCGTCCAGGACGGTGCCGCTGAGGCGGGCCGCGCCCTCGGCGAAGCGCCCCTGCGGGCTGTCTGCGTGCACCTTGTCGCCCGCGAACAGCTCGGCGTGCCGGGCGGCGAGGCGGTGGATGGTGTGTCCCTCTGGCACAACGGCCAAGCGTAGTCAGCAGATCGGACCGCCGGCGACGTCGGGTCCTGGGACGACATTGAATCGATGTCCGTCGACTGAAAGACTGGCGGCGGTAGCGCTCGGGAGCCAGTGCGAGCCGCTCGATCTCGCCGGAGGGACAAGCGCGGGGTGATGCGCCACCCCGGTGCCGGGCAGTCCTCTCCGGCGCTCCGCCGTGCCGCTACGGCGGCGACATCGCGGTCCACCACCACTCCGGCGCCGACCGCCCCCGGCGCCCCCAGCTCGGGAGAAACAGATGCTCCGTACGCTCGGCGCGGCACTGGCCGCCGCCCTCACCCTGACCGGCTGGGCCGCCTCGTCCGGCGTCGTCCGGTCGCCCGCCACCACGACGGTGACGCCCGCCATGGCGGCGACGCCGACGCCCATACCCACGCCCACGTTCGCGTGCCCGCCGGCGCTGCCGGTCACCGGCCAGGTGACCGGGGCCACCACGACCAGCCTCACCATCACCTACTGGATGGTGCTCAGCCCGCCCTGCGGCTACGACCCGCCGCTCCTCGTCAGCCTCTTCACCAGCCGCGAGGACGCCACCGCGTGGCGCGACCCGGTGGCCGAGGCGGTCACCGGGCCGGAACGGTCGGGGACGGTGACGATCGGCGGCCTGGCCCCGGGCACCGAGTACTGGTTCCGGTTCGGCGACACCAAGGGGGGACGGGATCCGTACGTCATCGGCGGACCGGCCCGGACGTCGGGAACCTGCTCCGCGACGGCCACCATCGACAGCAGGTGGGGCAGCGGCTTCGTGGCCACGGTGACGGTGCGCAACGACGGCACCGAGCCGGTACCGGGCTGGCTGGTCTCGTGGCGGTGGTCCGGTGACGAGCGCATCCAGTCGATCTGGGGCGGGGTGGCCGAGGGCTCCGGCCAGGACGTCGCGGTCCGTAACGCCTCCTGGAACGGCACGCTGGCGCCCGGCGCTTCGACCACGTTCGGCCTGCTCGTGGCGGCCAGCGCGGCGCCCGCCACCATAACGCCGGTCTGCGGGCGGTGACCGGCATGGGGTGGAAGACGCGACCCGGCGGCACCGGCCGCCTCTTGGCGGCCGGGCTGGCGCTCACGGTGGCCCTGGCGGCGACGGTGCTGGGACCGGCGGCGGGCGCGCTGGCGGCGCCGGTGACGGTCACCAACGGCACCCAGTTCACCGACACCACCGGCGCCGTGGTGCACGCCCACGGCGGCGGCGTCCTCAAGGTCGGCGACTACTACTACTGGTTCGGCGAGAACCGCAACCCGGACAACACGTTCCGGGCGGTCTCCGTCTACCGCTCGACGGACCTGCGCACCTGGGAGTTCCGCAACAACGTGCTCACCCAGTCGTCGGCGGCCGAACTACGTGTCTCCAACATCGAACGGCCGAAGGTCATCTACAACGCCGCCACCGGCCGGTTCGTGATGTGGATGCACAAGGAGAACGGGTCCGACTACAACGAGGCGCGGGCGGCGGTCGCCTCGTCGTCCACTGTGGACGGCGCCTACACGTACCAAGGCAGCTTCCGGCCGTTCGGACAGCACATGTCCCGCGACATCACGCTCTACAACGACAACGGCACCGCGTACATGATCTCGGCCGCCGACGACAACTACGACCTGAACATCTACCGGCTCACGTCGGACTACCTCAACGTGGCCACTCTGGTGGGCAACTTCTGGGACGGCGCGCACCGCGAGGCGCCGGCGATGTTCAAGCGGGGCAGCACCTACTTCCTGCTGACGTCGGGGGCGACGGGCTGGAGCCCGAACCAGGCCCGGTACGCCACCGCGCCCAGCATCTCGGGACCGTGGAGCGGCTGGACCGACGTGGGCAACGGCACCACGTTCAACTCGCAGCCGGCGTTCGTGCTGCCGATCCAGGGCACCTCCGGCACCAGCTACCTCTATCTGGGTGACAGGTGGGCCGGAGCGTGGGGCGGCCCGGCCAACGACTCCCAGTACGTGTGGCTGCCGATCAGCTTCCCGACCGCCACCAGCATGAGCCTGACCTGGTACCCGTCCGTCACCGTCGACACGGCGGCGGGCACCGTCACCGGCAACTCGCCCGCGTACCACCGCGTCACGGCCCGGCACAGCGGCCGGGTGCTGGACGTGATCAACGGCTCCACGGCTAACAACGCCGAGGTCAAGCAGTGGAGCTGGAACGGCGGCGGGAACCAGAGGTGGGAGTTCCAGGACGCCGGCGGCGGCTGGTTCCGCCTCGTCAACGCCGCCAGCGGAAAGTGTCTCGACGTCGCCAACGCGAGCACCGCCGACGGCGCCAACATCATCCAGTACACCTGCGGCAGCGGCGCCAACCAGCAGTGGCAGTGGGCCGCGCGCGACGGCTGGTTCCAGCTGCGGGCCCGGCACAGCGGCAAGTGCCTGGACGTGGTCAACGCCGGCACCGGCGACGGCGCGGACGTCCAGCAGTACACCTGCGGTGCGGGCACCAACCAGCAGTGGTCACGCACCGTGTCCTGACCGGCGGCGATCTCCGCACGCTCCGGCCGGGTCGTCGGAGCGTGCGGAGCGACCGCGGGTGTCGATTTCGGCACACCTGGGTACTTCCTTCCTGTCATGCGCGGCCTCCGCGCCTGGATCAGGAGGTGCCATCGTGAATATCTTGTCCCGCCGGAACCCTCCGGCGACCAGTACCGATACCAACGGCGACGGCGTGGTCGACGAGCGCGACCGGACTGCCGAGCAGCCGGCCGACCGGCCCGTGGTCACCGACCGCGACGAGGAGCGGACCACGTACCGCAGCGCCGCCACCGCCACCGACGACGAGCGCGACCGGGAGGCGGCGACCGGCCGGGACGCACGCGACCTCGGCGCCGCCACCACCGACGGCCGGACGGCGACGACCGACGGCCGGACCGTGGCGGCCGACGACGAGCGGGACGCGGAGGCGCGGCGGCGGGCCGCGGACCGGGGCGCGGCGGCGCGTGCGGTCACCGGCCGCCGGACCGACGCCGACACGCGGACCGTTCCGGTGACCGACGCGCGGACTGCCGGCGCGGCGCCCGCCGTCGAGCGCACCACCGACCTGGACCGCGACGGCCGTGCCGACCGTACCGACCTGGACCGCGACGGCCGCCCGGACCGCACCGACCTGGACCGGGACGGCCGCCCCGACGGTACGGACACCGACGGCGACGGCCGGGTGGACCGGCCGGAGCCGTACACCACGAAGCGTCCCCGGGCCAGCCTGCTCGCCACGCTCGGCCTGATCGTGTCGGTGGTCGGCGCGCTGTTCGTGCTCTCCGGCACGCTCGCCGGGTACGGCATCGGCGTCGGCGCGGCCGGCGCCGTGTTGGCGGTGCTGGGCCTGATCGCCACCCGTCGCCGGCACGTGGCGGGCAAGACCGACGCGCTGATCGGCATCGTGGTCGGCCTGGCCGCTGTGGTGCTCGGCATCGTGGCGATGACCGGCCAGTTCGACTGGCCGACCACCGACGGCGACTGGGTGGGCCGCTTCCGCGAGTGGCTTGACTCACAGTTTGGCAGCTGGTTCTGACGGGCACAGTCCCGATCGCCGGCAGGGCCGGCGAGCCCGATCAGTTCTGGTGGTTCACCGGACGGGCAACACCTCTTTCGGGGGCGGCGGTTCGCCGCCCCCGAAGTGTGTCCGGCGTCGGCGCAATGATCGTTCGCTGCTGAGCGCTTCAACGCAACGATTCGCTGCCGAACGCAACTTCTCGCGGTGGATATCGTCTACCTGGGCCGCATAACGTTGGACCACGGCGCCAGCCCGTGGGCCGACGGTGGCCGGGCGCGCCCGACCCTGGGAGCACGACATGACGATGGACGCCATCCGCCAGCGCTTTTTGATGTGCCGGCCGACGTACTTCGCCGTCGACTACGCGATCAACCCGTGGATGGACCCGACCGCCCCGGTCGACGCCGACCTGGCGATCCGGCAGTGGGAGCAGCTTTGCCGCACGTACCTCGACCTGGGCCACGAGGTCGAGCTGATCGAGCCGGTCGCCGGCCTGCCGGACATGGTCTTCGCCGCGAACGGCGGCACCGTGATCGACGACAAGGCCATGGCGGTGCAGTTCCGCGACCCGCAGCGCGCCGACGAGGCGCCCGCGTACCGGGCCTGGTTCGAGGCCGCCGGCTTCGAGATGTACGACCCGAAGCACGTCAACGAGGGCGAGGGCGACGTCCTGCTGGCCGGTGACCACCTGCTCGCCGGCACCGGGTTCCGCACCGCGCACGCCTCGCACGCACAGCTCCAGGAGACCTTCGGCTACCCGGTGGTGACCATGCAGCTGGTGGACCCCCGCTTCTATCACCTGGACACCGCGCTCACCGTGCTCGACGAGCGCACCGTGGCGTACCTGCCGGAGGCGTTCTCCCCCGGCAGCCGGGCGGTGCTGCGCCGGCTGTTCCCGGACGCCATCCACGCCACCATGGCCGACGCCGAGGTGCTGGGGCTGAACGCGGTCAGCGACGGCCGGCACGTGGTGCTGCCCGCGCAGGCCACCGACCTCGCCGCGAAGCTGCGCGACCGGGGCTACGAGACCATCGGCATCGACCTGTCCGAGCTGCGCAAGGCCGGCGGCGGACCGAAGTGCTGCACGTTGCGACTCCGTCAGGGAAAGGCGAGCAAGTGATCATCGACGACATGCTGCGGACTCCGTCCGCGGTCCGGGACGCGGAGCGTCACACGGCGCACAACTACCACCCGCTGCCCGTGGTGATCTCGTCGGCCGAGGGCGCCTGGCTGACCGACGTGGACGGCCGCCGCTACCTGGACTGCCTGGCGGGATACTCGGCGCTGAACTTCGGCCATCGGCACCCGAAGCTGATCGAGGCCGCCCACGCGCAGCTCGACCGGCTCACGCTCACCAGCCGGGCGTTCATCCACGACCAGTTCGCCGACTTCTGCCGGGAGCTGGCCGCGCTCTGCGGCAAGGACCTGGTGCTGCCGATGAACACCGGCGCCGAGGCGGTGGAGACCGGCATCAAGGTCGCCCGCAAGTGGGGCTACCAGGTCAAGGGCGTCACGCCGGGCCAGGCCAACATCGTGGTGGCGGAGGGCAACTTCCACGGTCGTACGACCACCATCGTCAGCTTCTCCACCGACGAGGACGCGCGCGCCGACTTCGGGCCGTACACCCCGGGTTTCACAGTGGTCCCCTACGGCGACCTGGCCGCGCTGACCGAGGCGATCGACGAGAACACGGTGGCCGTGCTGCTGGAGCCGATCCAGGGTGAGCAGGGCGTCGTGGTGCCGCCGGAGGGTTACCTGCCGGGCGTGCGCCGGGTCTGCACCGAGCGGAACGTGCTGTTCGTCGCCGACGAGATCCAGTCGGGTCTGGGGCGCACCGGCGCGACGTTCGCCTGCGAGCACGAGGGCGTCGAGCCGGACATGTACCTGCTGGGCAAGGCGCTCGGCGGCGGCATCGTGCCGGTCTCGGCGGTGGCCGCGAACGCCGACGTGCTCGGCGTGCTCCGGCCGGGCCAGCACGGCTCGACGTTCGGCGGCAACCCGCTTGCGTGCGCGGTCGCGACCGAGGTGGTCCGGCTGCTGGCCACCGGCGAGTTCCAGCGGCGCTCGGCCGAGCTGGGTGAGCGGCTGCACGCCGGCCTGCGCGGCCTGATCGGCAAGGGCCTGGTGGCGGTACGCGGGCGCGGCCTGTGGGCCGGGCTGGACATCGACCCGGAGCTGATGACCGGCCGGCAGGCGTGCGAGCTGCTGATGGAGCGGGGTGTGCTCGCCAAGGACACGCACGGCTCGACCATCCGGCTCGCCCCGCCGCTGGTGATCACCGAGGACGAGATCGACCACGCGGTGGCGCAGCTCGCCGCCGTGCTGGCCGCCTGAGGTCGTACGCGAGAAGGCGCCGGGACCACGACGGTCCCGGCGCCTTCGCACGCGGGTCACTGACGCGGCAGCCGCATCGCCATGGTCGGCGCCTCGGCCATCACCGAGTTCGGGGTGTACGTGGCGTCGCTGCTCATCTGTGCGGCGCGGCCCACCTGCACACCCGGGTACAGCTCGACCAGGTCACCCTCGCCGAGCACCCGGGACTGCTGCGGAGGCAGGGCGATCCGCTCGTTCTCCGCCATCGAGCCGCCCGGTCGCACGCCGGAGCCGTTGGTGCTGGTGTCGGTGACCACCACCTCGCCCACCCGCAGCTCCAACCGGATGTGGCTGCGGCTGATCCAGCGCCGGGCCTCGTCGTTGAGCCACTGGCCGAGGGTCACCGCGCCCGGCCCTTCCGGCGCCCGGCCGACCGGCACCGGCTCGGTCTCGGTGAGCACGAACCGCTTGCGGACCAGCCCACCGATGCGCACCGCGAGCACCTCGGCACGTGGGCGCGGACCGGCGTCGGAGAGCCGCGCGCCGTGCCGGGGGCAGGTCGGCGCGCCGGTGCGCAGCGTGGGCGGCGGCTGCTCGGCCGGCACCCGGTCCACGGCGGCCAGGTCGGCGAACGCGCCGCCGCCCCCGCCGCCGCCGAACAGCGCGCAACCCGGCTCGGGGCAGCGCCACTTCCGGGAGAGCAGCTTGACACCCGCCGGTGAGCGGCTGCCGGTGGCCGGGTCCTGGCCGCCGCCGACGTGCGCGATGAAGACCGGCCCACCGGCGCCGGGCACCGGGGCGAGCACGCGGCCCGCCTGCCCGACCCACGGGTACCGGCCGACGAGGCCGTCCAGCCGGGCCCGGGTGAGCACCGGCAGGCCCAGCAGGTCGGCCACCTCAAGCATCCGGTCACCGGGCTGATCGAGCACCTCCACCAGGCCGTCGTCGGCCCAGCGGCGGACCACCATCCGCTCGTTGGAGGTCAGGTCGGCGTCGGACAGCAGCGCCCGGTGCACGATCGCGTAGACCGGGACGCTGTCCTCGCCGATCTGCCGGGACAGCGCGTCGATCACCATGCCGAGCCGCAGCAGGCTGGCCGGCCGACCGCCGTCCAGGTTCTGCCAGCGGATGACCTCGGCCAGGTCGACCACGGCCCGGGCCAGCGACGGATCGGTGCAGACCCGTCCCTCGATGGCGTCGAGCACCTTGCTGATCTCGAATCTCATGCCGCAGCTCCGCACGATGTCGTCCCGTGACGCGGCCGGGGCCGTCGGCCCCGGCGCGCCGCGCGCCACCGGCGTGGCGCGCCCTCCACCATGCGACGACCCTACCGGCAGCCGGTCGGGTCAGCCCGCGCGCAGCGGGCGGCCGACGTCGTGCAGGTGCGCCAGCGCCTGCCGGTACGACTCGATCAGCCCGGTTTCCGCGTACGGGACGCCCTGCTCGGCGCAGTACGCCATGACCAGCGGCCGGGCGCGGCGCAGGTTGGCGCGGGGCATGTTCGGGAAGAGGTGGTGCTCGATCTGGTAGTTCAGGCCGCCGAGCGCCAGGTCGACGAACCGGCCACCGCGGACGTTGCGTGAGGTGAGCACCTGCTTACGCAGGTAGTCGAGGGCGTCCTCGTCGGTCGGCATCGGCATGCCCTTGTGGTTCGGGGCGAACGAGCAGCCCATGTAGAGACCCCAGAGCCCTTGGTGCACGGCCACGAACAGCAGCGCCTTGGCCGGGGACATGACCGCGAACAGCAGCCCGAGGTAGCCGGCGGCGTGCGCGGCGAGCAGCAGCGCCTCCACGGCCCGGTGCCGCATCGGCACCCGCCACCGGCCGTCCGGCTCCCGGCCGACCAGCGCCTGCACGCTCGCCACGTGCAGCGCGAACCCTTCCAGCAGGAGCAGCGGGAAGAACAGCCACGCCTGGCGGCGGGCCATCCACCGGCTCAGGCCGCGCGTGGCAGTCGCCTGCTCGTACGTCCAGACCAGCGCGCCCGCGCCGACGTCCGGGTCCTCGTCGGTGTGGTTCGGGTTGGCGTGGTGACGGTTGTGCTTGTCCACCCACCAGCCGTAGCTGAGTCCGACGGCGAGGTTGCCGGCGACCAGCCCGGCTGCCTCGCTGGGCCCGCGCCGCCGGAACATCTGCCGGTGCCCGGCGTCGTGGCCGAGGAACGCCACCTGCGTGGTCGCCACCGCCATCACGACGGCCAGCGGCAACTGCCACCACGAGTCGCCGACGAGCGCCACGACGACCCAGCCGGCCACGAAGGCGCCCAGCGTGAGCGCGATCCGCAATGCGTACCGGCCGGGCCGCCGCTCGAGCAGTCCTGCCTCGGCGATCCGGCGGGACAGCCGCGCGTAGTCGCTGCCCCGCCGTCCCTCCGGTGCCGCCAACGTCGAAGAACTCATCCGATGTCGCTCCCCGGTGCCTCGAGCCGCGCTCTACTACGCGGCCCTCCGTCACTGATTCTGTCGTTGATCGTCGCCGTGGATAAGCCAGTAGGCCCCCGACCCGGGGGTGGTGCTGTCCCTACCCCTTCCGGACCGGAGCAGCGTTCACGATCTTCGTCACACCGTAGTGGGCCGCGCACCGGTGGGCGCACCCCCTCTGAGCAGCTAATCTGTACGTAAAGATGAGGGCCATTCATCCGAACGGTCAGCCGTGCCGGACGCACGGTCATCGACAGACGGGAGACAGCACAGTGCGTGGATTGACAGACAAGGTTGTGCTCGTGACGGGCGGCGGCTTCAGCCCGGACCAGGTCGGCTCCGGACTCGGCATGTCCATGTGCGTCGAGCTGGCCGCCGAGGGCGCGAAGGTCGTCGTCTCCGACCTCTCCCTGGAGCGCGCCGAGGCCACCGTCACGCGCGTCAAGGAAGCCGGCGGCGACGCGGTGGCGGTGGCGGCCGACGTCACCGACGAGGACTCGGTGCGCGCCATGGTGAGCGCCGCCCTCGACGCGTACGGGCGCATCGACGTGCTGGTGAACAACGCCGGCGTGTTCGGCGCGTACGTGCCGCTGCTGGAGATCGAGAACGGCCAGTGGGACCGCGTCATGGAGGTCGACCTGAAGGGCGTCTTCCTCGCGACCAAGGCCACGCTGCCGCACATGCTGGAGCGCGGCAACGGTGTGGTGATCAACGTGTCGTCGGCGTCCGGCGTGGTCGCCAGCGAGGTCGGCGCCGAGTACACCACCGCCAAGCACGGCGTCATCGGGCTCACCAAGCAGATCGCCTACGACTACGGCCACAAGGGCATCCGCGCGGTGGGCATCGGCCCCGGCGTGATCAAGACCGCCGCCTTCGAGGGCGCGGAGATCACCAGCGACTTCCCGTTCTACGACCTGACCATGCAGGCGCCCGCCGGCCGGTACGGCGAGCCGCACGAGATCGCCCGCGCGGTCTGCTTCCTCGCCAGCGACGACGCGTCCTTCATCCACGGCCACACCATCCCGGTCGACGGCGGTTCGCCGATCAGGTGAGGCGAGCGGATCGGGCATCCGTCCCGGTCGCGGAAGCCGGGTGGCGGTCGCACTCGAACGCCACCCGGCCCGCGAGCTCAGCCGGTCGCCACCGGCGAACTCAGAGCGTGGATCAGCCGAGCCGGGCCACGGTCTCACGCAGCCGGATCAGGTCGCGCCGGCGTCGCTCGTAGGTGGCGGCCAGCCCGATCAGCAGCAGCCCACCCACTCCCA
This genomic window contains:
- a CDS encoding fatty acid desaturase family protein encodes the protein MSSSTLAAPEGRRGSDYARLSRRIAEAGLLERRPGRYALRIALTLGAFVAGWVVVALVGDSWWQLPLAVVMAVATTQVAFLGHDAGHRQMFRRRGPSEAAGLVAGNLAVGLSYGWWVDKHNRHHANPNHTDEDPDVGAGALVWTYEQATATRGLSRWMARRQAWLFFPLLLLEGFALHVASVQALVGREPDGRWRVPMRHRAVEALLLAAHAAGYLGLLFAVMSPAKALLFVAVHQGLWGLYMGCSFAPNHKGMPMPTDEDALDYLRKQVLTSRNVRGGRFVDLALGGLNYQIEHHLFPNMPRANLRRARPLVMAYCAEQGVPYAETGLIESYRQALAHLHDVGRPLRAG
- a CDS encoding SDR family NAD(P)-dependent oxidoreductase gives rise to the protein MRGLTDKVVLVTGGGFSPDQVGSGLGMSMCVELAAEGAKVVVSDLSLERAEATVTRVKEAGGDAVAVAADVTDEDSVRAMVSAALDAYGRIDVLVNNAGVFGAYVPLLEIENGQWDRVMEVDLKGVFLATKATLPHMLERGNGVVINVSSASGVVASEVGAEYTTAKHGVIGLTKQIAYDYGHKGIRAVGIGPGVIKTAAFEGAEITSDFPFYDLTMQAPAGRYGEPHEIARAVCFLASDDASFIHGHTIPVDGGSPIR